In one Corallococcus sp. EGB genomic region, the following are encoded:
- a CDS encoding sigma-54 dependent transcriptional regulator, whose amino-acid sequence MSTSLLLVDDDRTFSSLAASMLSQEGFRVRVARSLHETRAALAAEAPDLVVLDRRLPDGDGLVFLPELRAQLPATIVLMVTAHGDIESAVEAIRAGARDYLSKPVEIDDLVMRARRAASDLQLQERLRQAESVLEGRHRLVESRSPAMQRTLQMLERIATTPRSPVLLLGETGTGKAVLARHLHALRQKQGAFVQINCAALPDTMMESELFGHERGAFTDAKTARRGLVELASDGLLFLDEVGELPLALQAKLLTFLDRGAFRRLGGMTELTSTARIVAATNKDLEAEVSAGRFREDLLFRLGVFRVDVPPLRERREDVLPLARTLVQELCSELGRRPIPFSPAAEERLLSYPFPGNVRELRNVLERALVLEGGPALELQALSKGGGTPAWADPNAFSVSGPPRTLDEVERLYVRHVLEQLGGRRVEAARALGLSYPTFLRRLEETPPSE is encoded by the coding sequence ATGAGCACCTCCCTGCTGCTCGTCGATGACGACAGGACCTTCTCCTCGCTCGCGGCCTCCATGCTGAGCCAGGAGGGTTTTCGCGTGCGGGTTGCTCGCTCGCTGCATGAGACCCGCGCTGCGCTCGCCGCCGAGGCACCGGACCTCGTCGTGCTGGACCGCAGGCTGCCGGATGGAGATGGGCTCGTCTTCCTGCCCGAGCTGCGGGCCCAGCTTCCGGCGACCATCGTGCTGATGGTGACCGCGCACGGCGACATCGAGAGCGCTGTCGAGGCCATCCGGGCGGGGGCTCGCGACTACCTGAGCAAACCGGTCGAGATCGACGACCTGGTGATGCGCGCACGCCGCGCGGCGAGCGACCTCCAGCTCCAGGAACGGCTGCGCCAGGCCGAGAGCGTCCTCGAAGGACGGCACCGGCTGGTGGAGTCCCGCTCGCCGGCGATGCAGCGAACGCTCCAGATGCTGGAGCGGATCGCCACCACGCCGCGAAGTCCCGTCCTGCTGCTCGGGGAGACCGGGACGGGGAAGGCCGTGCTCGCCCGCCACCTCCATGCCTTGCGCCAGAAGCAGGGGGCCTTCGTGCAGATCAACTGCGCCGCGCTCCCGGACACGATGATGGAGAGCGAACTCTTCGGGCACGAGCGCGGCGCCTTCACGGATGCGAAGACGGCGCGGCGCGGGCTCGTGGAGCTCGCGAGCGATGGGCTGCTCTTCCTCGACGAGGTGGGTGAGCTGCCGCTCGCGCTCCAGGCGAAGCTGCTCACGTTCCTCGACAGGGGGGCCTTCCGTCGGCTCGGTGGGATGACGGAGCTCACGAGCACCGCGCGCATCGTGGCGGCCACCAACAAGGACCTTGAAGCAGAGGTCAGCGCCGGGCGCTTTCGCGAGGACCTCCTCTTCCGGCTCGGCGTGTTCCGGGTGGACGTGCCCCCTTTGCGCGAGCGCCGCGAGGATGTCCTGCCGCTCGCCCGGACGCTCGTGCAGGAGCTCTGTTCCGAGCTTGGCCGGCGGCCAATCCCCTTCTCACCCGCCGCGGAGGAGCGCCTGCTCAGCTACCCCTTCCCCGGCAATGTCCGGGAGCTGCGCAATGTCCTCGAGCGAGCGCTCGTCCTCGAGGGCGGGCCCGCGCTCGAGCTGCAAGCCCTCTCCAAGGGGGGCGGCACGCCGGCCTGGGCCGACCCCAACGCCTTCTCCGTGTCAGGCCCGCCCCGAACGCTCGATGAAGTGGAGCGGCTCTATGTCCGGCACGTGCTCGAGCAGCTCGGAGGCAGGCGGGTGGAGGCGGCCCGCGCACTGGGCCTGTCCTACCCGACCTTCCTCCGCCGCCTGGAGGAGACCCCTCCCTCGGAGTGA
- a CDS encoding SulP family inorganic anion transporter, translating to MTLGGKAAETRPSLKEVLASDLPASLVVFLVALPLCMGIALASGAPIMAGLIAGIVGGLVVGLIGGVPLLVSGPAAGLAVMVFGFIQELGFAVTCAAVAAAGLVQVALGGLKVARSALAISPAVIHGMLAGIGILIVLGQIHIVLGGSPQSNAWNNIRELPGQILDLHGPATLLGLLTLGILIAWNLLPNGRLKKVPGPLVAVVAGTAVAAVLNAKVARVQLAADAFSAIKLPSLPEGSMWGAFFVAVLSLALVASAESLLSAVATDKLHTGPRANLDRELLAQGVANTVSGLLGGLPITGVIVRSAANINAGAKTRWSAVMHAVWMLAFVTLLGSLAAYVPLTVLAGLLVHVGLKLVNLAHIRELRHRGELPVYLITVAGVVGINLLAGIGLGLGAAILRLLWQLGQVRVETHAANGVHQVCISGALTFVGVPKLSTALAKIPSGSRVEVDVAVNTLDHSGFEALESWADTHRKTGGTVTMEPLEDIWSRRRARAAPVEAPARSSPVHVSSLASGGVQ from the coding sequence ATGACATTGGGTGGAAAAGCTGCGGAGACGAGGCCTTCCTTGAAGGAGGTGCTCGCCTCGGATTTGCCGGCTTCGCTGGTGGTGTTCCTGGTGGCCCTGCCCCTCTGCATGGGCATCGCGCTCGCCTCTGGAGCGCCCATCATGGCGGGGCTCATCGCCGGCATCGTCGGCGGCCTCGTGGTGGGCCTCATCGGGGGTGTGCCGCTGCTGGTGAGCGGCCCCGCGGCGGGCCTCGCGGTGATGGTCTTCGGCTTCATCCAGGAGCTGGGCTTCGCCGTGACGTGCGCGGCGGTGGCCGCGGCGGGGCTCGTGCAGGTGGCGCTCGGCGGGCTGAAGGTGGCGCGTTCGGCGCTGGCCATCTCGCCGGCGGTGATTCACGGAATGCTCGCGGGCATCGGCATTCTCATCGTGCTGGGACAGATCCACATCGTCCTGGGCGGCTCGCCGCAGAGCAATGCCTGGAACAACATCCGGGAGCTGCCCGGGCAGATCCTCGACCTGCATGGACCGGCCACGCTGCTGGGGCTCCTCACGCTGGGGATCCTCATCGCGTGGAACCTCCTGCCGAACGGGCGGCTGAAGAAGGTCCCGGGCCCGCTGGTGGCGGTCGTGGCCGGGACCGCGGTCGCGGCGGTGTTGAACGCGAAGGTGGCCCGGGTGCAGCTGGCCGCGGATGCGTTCTCCGCCATCAAGCTGCCGTCCCTTCCCGAAGGCTCCATGTGGGGCGCCTTCTTCGTGGCCGTGCTGTCCCTCGCCCTCGTGGCGAGCGCCGAGTCGCTCTTGAGCGCGGTGGCGACCGACAAGCTGCATACGGGCCCGCGGGCGAACCTCGATCGCGAGCTGCTCGCGCAGGGCGTGGCGAACACCGTCTCCGGTCTGCTCGGCGGTCTGCCCATCACCGGCGTCATCGTGCGCAGCGCGGCGAACATCAATGCCGGCGCGAAGACGCGGTGGTCGGCGGTGATGCACGCGGTGTGGATGCTGGCCTTCGTGACCCTCCTGGGGAGCCTCGCGGCCTACGTGCCCCTGACGGTGCTCGCCGGCCTGCTCGTGCACGTGGGCCTGAAGCTCGTGAACCTCGCCCACATCCGCGAGCTGCGGCACCGGGGCGAGCTGCCGGTCTACCTCATCACCGTTGCCGGTGTGGTGGGCATCAACCTGCTCGCGGGCATCGGCCTCGGACTCGGCGCGGCCATCCTCCGGCTCCTGTGGCAGCTCGGCCAGGTGCGCGTGGAGACCCACGCCGCCAATGGCGTTCACCAGGTCTGCATCAGCGGTGCGTTGACGTTCGTCGGAGTGCCGAAGCTGTCGACGGCGCTCGCGAAGATTCCCTCGGGCTCCAGGGTGGAGGTGGACGTGGCGGTGAACACGCTCGACCACTCCGGCTTCGAGGCGCTCGAGAGCTGGGCCGACACGCACCGCAAGACGGGCGGCACCGTGACCATGGAGCCGCTCGAGGACATCTGGAGCCGGCGCCGTGCGCGCGCGGCGCCCGTTGAAGCTCCGGCCCGTTCATCCCCCGTCCACGTTTCGTCTCTCGCTTCCGGAGGTGTTCAGTGA
- a CDS encoding carbonic anhydrase, protein MKKLIRGLLDFQRHTLPSYRATFARLAKGQSPDCLFISCSDSRVVPNLLVSTDPGDLFTVRNVGNLVPPAARDGQTPADRSEAAAIEFSLGFLPIEDVVVCGHSSCGAMKALLAGGAIEGAPNLGQWLGHGAPSLKSLREDTQVGAGLPEADRLSQLNVLAQLEHLKTYPIVRDRLAAGTLRLHGWWFDIGAAQVHAYRSDLGRFVPIDEHEGERLLTSLTEDQPALRAVQ, encoded by the coding sequence GTGAAGAAGCTCATCCGCGGTCTGCTCGACTTCCAGCGTCACACCCTGCCCTCGTACCGTGCGACCTTCGCGAGGCTCGCGAAGGGCCAGTCTCCGGACTGCCTCTTCATCAGCTGCTCGGACAGCCGCGTGGTGCCCAACCTGCTCGTCTCCACGGACCCCGGTGACCTCTTCACCGTGCGCAACGTGGGCAACCTCGTTCCGCCGGCCGCGCGCGACGGACAGACCCCGGCGGACCGCTCGGAGGCGGCGGCGATCGAGTTCTCCCTGGGCTTCCTGCCCATCGAGGACGTCGTGGTCTGCGGACACTCCAGCTGCGGCGCGATGAAGGCGCTCCTGGCCGGAGGCGCCATTGAAGGCGCGCCGAACCTCGGACAGTGGCTGGGGCACGGAGCGCCGTCGCTCAAGTCGCTGCGGGAAGACACCCAGGTGGGCGCGGGGCTGCCGGAGGCGGATCGCCTCTCCCAGCTGAACGTCCTCGCCCAGCTGGAGCATCTGAAGACCTACCCCATCGTGCGGGACCGGCTCGCGGCGGGAACGCTGCGGCTGCACGGCTGGTGGTTCGACATCGGGGCGGCACAGGTGCACGCCTACCGGTCCGACCTCGGCCGCTTCGTTCCCATCGACGAGCACGAGGGTGAGCGGCTCCTGACGTCGCTGACGGAAGATCAGCCCGCGCTCCGCGCCGTCCAGTGA
- a CDS encoding membrane dipeptidase has translation MPRRSRIVSRYWFSPWLAATSLALACGPVTDEPPAPVEAAPAEVAQPLAVGGFAEMHHHMFAEEAFGGGWFHGSHTGTLVSCDGGMPESDHARVRMDLRDMLNLCPNAGSVNLSGIPILSDVFGVGGAVASEVIGQIEGTQGDTGLHLGRKETPTQWPRWDTIAHQQAWEGWLNKAHQGGMSLVMVSLVSNEFLCKALPYQNLKRPCDEMMDVDVQLQMARDFDARTDWAEIALTPADARRIISQGKLAMVLSIESSKLFGTKDWRAELNRVYSLGVRSLQPVHQLDNRFGGAAPHNAIFQVAQFLENCHIDTDCGITGNGFTLGFDVDANCKNTKGLTADGKALVQEMMNKGMLIDMAHMSEKSVQDAYALSQARTYYPLFISHGHFREVMNPDLAANEKTTPSWVIRYVRQTGGMFGLRTAHDETRDYTRTPVANTCQGSTRSLAQAYEFGRQGLKVNMGFGADLNGFIQQTRPRFGDFGACSAGFHAEADAQEEQQRVSGPPPLGTDFDVYGLAHVGLLPDVVKDLKQLGVNTAGLEGSAEKFIQMWERANSTRTGMADAANDIDTGGVAAYVPKATREAAYPKICGKAYAPSTKLVSETCRFAAECKSNLCSAMDDCGNIPGVCTCSTDSHCAANQFCGWGTNDGKCVNKRAKGSLCSSGRECQSGKCSWLMCT, from the coding sequence ATGCCGCGTCGCTCCCGGATTGTCTCACGGTATTGGTTCTCACCCTGGCTCGCTGCCACGTCGCTCGCGCTGGCCTGCGGGCCCGTCACCGACGAGCCGCCCGCGCCCGTGGAGGCGGCGCCCGCGGAGGTGGCCCAGCCGCTCGCGGTGGGCGGCTTCGCGGAGATGCACCACCACATGTTCGCCGAGGAGGCGTTCGGCGGTGGGTGGTTCCATGGCAGCCACACCGGCACGCTCGTGAGCTGTGACGGCGGCATGCCGGAGAGTGACCACGCGCGTGTCCGCATGGACCTGCGCGACATGCTCAACCTCTGTCCCAACGCCGGCAGCGTGAACCTGAGCGGCATCCCCATCCTGTCGGACGTCTTCGGCGTGGGCGGCGCGGTGGCCTCGGAGGTCATCGGTCAGATCGAGGGCACGCAAGGGGACACCGGCCTGCACCTGGGCCGCAAGGAGACGCCCACCCAGTGGCCGCGCTGGGACACCATCGCGCATCAGCAGGCCTGGGAGGGCTGGCTCAACAAGGCCCATCAGGGCGGCATGTCCCTGGTCATGGTGTCGCTCGTCAGCAACGAGTTCCTCTGCAAGGCGCTGCCGTACCAGAACCTCAAGCGCCCCTGCGACGAGATGATGGACGTGGACGTCCAGCTCCAGATGGCCCGCGACTTCGACGCGCGCACGGACTGGGCGGAGATCGCCCTGACGCCCGCGGATGCGCGGCGGATCATCTCGCAGGGCAAGCTCGCCATGGTGCTCTCCATCGAGTCCAGCAAGCTCTTTGGCACCAAGGACTGGCGCGCGGAGTTGAACCGCGTCTATTCGCTGGGCGTGCGCTCGCTGCAGCCCGTGCACCAGCTGGACAACCGCTTTGGCGGCGCGGCCCCGCATAACGCCATCTTCCAGGTCGCCCAGTTCCTGGAGAACTGTCACATCGACACGGACTGCGGCATCACCGGCAACGGCTTCACGCTCGGCTTCGACGTGGACGCCAACTGCAAGAACACCAAGGGCCTCACCGCTGACGGCAAGGCGCTGGTCCAGGAGATGATGAACAAGGGGATGCTCATCGACATGGCCCACATGTCCGAGAAGAGCGTGCAGGACGCGTATGCCCTGTCCCAGGCCCGGACCTACTACCCGCTGTTCATCTCCCACGGCCACTTCCGCGAGGTGATGAACCCGGACCTCGCCGCCAACGAGAAGACGACCCCGTCGTGGGTCATCCGCTACGTGCGCCAGACGGGCGGCATGTTCGGCCTGCGCACCGCGCACGACGAGACGCGCGACTACACCCGCACGCCGGTGGCCAACACCTGCCAGGGCTCCACGCGCTCGCTCGCGCAGGCGTATGAGTTCGGCCGCCAGGGCCTCAAGGTCAACATGGGCTTCGGCGCGGACCTCAACGGCTTCATCCAGCAGACGCGCCCGCGCTTCGGCGACTTCGGCGCGTGCTCCGCGGGCTTCCATGCGGAGGCGGACGCGCAGGAGGAACAGCAGCGCGTCTCCGGTCCGCCGCCGCTGGGCACGGACTTCGACGTGTACGGCCTGGCCCACGTGGGCCTGCTGCCGGACGTGGTGAAGGACCTGAAGCAGCTGGGCGTCAACACCGCGGGCCTGGAGGGCTCCGCGGAGAAGTTCATCCAGATGTGGGAGCGCGCCAACAGCACCCGCACCGGCATGGCGGACGCGGCCAACGACATCGACACGGGCGGCGTGGCGGCCTACGTCCCCAAGGCCACCCGTGAGGCGGCGTACCCGAAGATCTGCGGCAAGGCCTACGCCCCCAGCACCAAGCTGGTGTCGGAGACGTGCCGCTTCGCCGCGGAGTGCAAGTCCAACCTGTGCAGCGCGATGGACGACTGCGGCAACATCCCGGGCGTCTGCACCTGCTCCACGGACTCGCACTGCGCCGCGAACCAGTTCTGCGGCTGGGGCACCAACGACGGCAAGTGCGTGAACAAGCGGGCCAAGGGTTCGCTGTGCTCGTCCGGCCGGGAGTGCCAGTCCGGCAAGTGCTCGTGGCTGATGTGCACGTAG
- a CDS encoding glycosyltransferase, whose product MTQQRVNLFMESEPFRTAGGVVNGLIQEDLKAQGHTVTAYFKHRLSNTDTPMPVATADRLRRILAEPPADLAVFCDQGLWIHPPGPRIARRSVVLFHGLVGGQSLWLGNPAVDLYTTYSPYMREALISLLTLPDVQRRTCLDPSGFDKVVDFHAGLPCVASASGDARMQGSQLPSQVQEALDAGDVLGHALQPRKPDWYAVLNILVHLNLQTREANGPRYRLIVDAEDFALIDYSYTHGFPFDVSAARSMLDAMGFKLSDLLIPVRFLNQAALFKLFSLTKFGLSFNVYPEPFGFYPLESVYQGCPVYTNGIGNNRFSVPPDHGIRVFDNVDMAFGDPFSFQEVANAILEDVRSRGRVTQECARGRDFIARNYDRDSFTRTWRKALAHLDAPRPAPRPFESLRVKMSPMVRRLEEETGRVVSDFERQTLEPRELAILKASRERSMGQVLSDMNESDQALLQGLFSRGVLTLRPDGHVSG is encoded by the coding sequence ATGACGCAGCAGCGGGTCAACCTTTTCATGGAGTCCGAGCCGTTCCGAACCGCCGGCGGCGTCGTCAATGGCCTGATCCAGGAGGACCTCAAGGCGCAAGGGCACACGGTGACGGCCTACTTCAAGCACCGGCTGAGCAACACCGACACGCCCATGCCGGTCGCGACCGCGGACCGGCTGCGCCGCATCCTGGCGGAGCCCCCCGCGGACCTCGCTGTCTTCTGTGATCAGGGCCTGTGGATCCACCCTCCGGGCCCACGCATCGCGCGCCGCTCCGTCGTCCTCTTCCACGGGCTCGTGGGCGGACAGTCGCTCTGGCTGGGCAACCCCGCGGTGGACCTCTACACCACCTACTCCCCCTACATGCGCGAGGCGCTCATCAGCCTGCTGACACTGCCCGACGTGCAGCGTCGCACCTGCCTGGATCCATCCGGCTTCGACAAGGTCGTGGACTTCCACGCGGGGCTCCCCTGCGTCGCCAGCGCCTCCGGTGACGCCCGCATGCAGGGTTCGCAGCTCCCGTCCCAGGTCCAGGAGGCGCTCGACGCGGGTGACGTGCTGGGCCACGCGTTGCAGCCCCGCAAGCCGGACTGGTACGCCGTCCTCAACATCCTCGTGCACCTCAACCTGCAAACGCGGGAGGCGAACGGGCCGCGCTACCGGCTCATCGTCGACGCCGAGGACTTCGCGCTCATCGACTACTCGTACACGCACGGCTTCCCGTTCGACGTGAGCGCCGCCCGGTCCATGCTGGACGCGATGGGGTTCAAGCTCTCCGACCTCCTCATCCCGGTGCGCTTCCTCAACCAGGCCGCGCTCTTCAAGCTCTTCTCGCTCACGAAGTTCGGGCTGTCCTTCAACGTCTACCCGGAGCCCTTCGGCTTCTATCCGCTGGAGTCCGTGTACCAGGGGTGCCCGGTCTACACGAACGGCATTGGAAACAACCGCTTCAGCGTGCCGCCGGATCACGGCATCCGCGTCTTCGACAACGTGGACATGGCCTTCGGGGATCCGTTCTCCTTCCAGGAGGTCGCCAACGCCATCTTGGAGGACGTCCGCTCGCGCGGCCGCGTCACCCAGGAGTGCGCGCGGGGCCGCGACTTCATCGCGCGCAACTACGACCGGGACAGCTTCACGCGTACCTGGCGCAAGGCCCTGGCGCACCTGGACGCGCCGCGGCCGGCGCCCCGGCCCTTCGAGTCGCTGCGCGTGAAGATGAGCCCCATGGTGCGCCGCCTGGAGGAGGAGACAGGGCGCGTCGTCAGCGACTTCGAGCGGCAGACGCTCGAGCCCCGCGAGCTGGCCATCCTCAAGGCCTCGCGGGAGCGCTCCATGGGCCAGGTGCTCAGCGACATGAATGAGTCCGACCAGGCGCTGCTGCAAGGCCTGTTCTCCCGGGGCGTGTTGACGCTGCGTCCCGACGGCCACGTCTCCGGCTGA